From a single Fusobacterium pseudoperiodonticum genomic region:
- a CDS encoding amino acid ABC transporter permease, with amino-acid sequence MEYLEILKDTFLTDDRYMYIVDGVIFSIGITLFSAILGIVLGLLLAVMKLSHWYPFKRIKFLENFNPLSKIAYIYIDVIRGTPVVVQLMILANLIFVGALRETPILVIGGIAFGLNSGAYVAEIIRAGIEGLDKGQMEAGRALGLSYSQTMRKIIVPQAIKNILPALVSEFITLLKETSIIGFIGGIDLLRSASIITSQTYRGVEPLLAVGFIYLILTSIFTVFMRKVERGLKVSD; translated from the coding sequence CTTTTTAACAGATGACAGATATATGTATATCGTCGATGGAGTTATTTTTTCAATAGGTATCACATTATTCTCAGCAATTTTAGGTATAGTATTAGGACTTTTATTGGCAGTTATGAAGCTATCTCATTGGTATCCATTTAAAAGGATCAAATTTCTTGAAAACTTTAATCCTTTGTCAAAAATTGCATACATCTACATAGATGTTATAAGAGGAACACCAGTAGTTGTACAACTTATGATACTTGCAAACTTAATCTTTGTTGGAGCTTTAAGAGAAACTCCTATACTAGTTATAGGTGGAATAGCTTTTGGACTTAACTCAGGAGCTTATGTTGCAGAAATTATAAGAGCTGGTATTGAAGGATTAGATAAAGGTCAAATGGAAGCAGGAAGAGCTTTAGGACTTAGCTATTCTCAAACTATGAGAAAAATTATTGTACCTCAAGCTATTAAAAATATTCTACCTGCCCTTGTAAGTGAATTTATAACTTTATTGAAAGAAACTTCAATAATTGGATTTATTGGTGGAATTGACTTATTAAGATCAGCTAGTATTATAACTAGCCAAACATATAGAGGAGTTGAACCTCTACTTGCTGTTGGATTTATATATTTAATTTTGACATCAATTTTCACTGTATTTATGAGAAAAGTTGAAAGGGGGCTAAAAGTAAGTGATTAA